CGACGAGGGGTGGAGGCAGCGGCTGGGCTCCTCGGTGCCCGACTGGCCGGCGTTCGAGGACTCCGCCGCGGCGCTCGCCTCGCTGGCCGAGCGCTTCTCGCTCATCATCCTGTCCAACATCCACCGCGACGGCTTCGCGGCGAGCAACCGCCACCTCGGCATGACCCCGACCGCGGTCGTCACGGCGCAGGACGTGGGGGCGTACAAGCCCGCCGACCCGCACTTCCTGGCGCTGGACGCCACCCTGCGGAACCTCGGGATCGCCCGGGAGGAGCACCTGCACGTCGCGCAGAGCCTCTTCCACGACCACGTCCCGGCCGCCCGGCGCGGGCTCGACTCGGTCTGGATCAACCGCCGCCACGCCCGCCCCGGCTGGGGCGCGACGCCGGAGCCGCGCGGGGAGTGGTCCTACCTGGCGGAGTACCCCTCGATGGCCGCCTTCGCGCAGGCCGTCCGGGACGGCGAGGAGATCTGAGCGCCCCGAGGGCTGCGCCCCGGCCCTGAGCGCCACGGGCTGAGCGGCCCGTGCGGGCGCGCGTCGCCCCGTCGGCTCAGCCGGGCAGCCCCGGCTCGCGGTGCTCGCCGAAGCGGTCCCAGTCGCCGAAGGTGATCATGGGCACCCAGTGGGCCGAGACGTCGACCCCGGTGAACTCCTCGACCTTGGCCGCGGGCTCACCCTTGACGGCAAGGTAGGAACGGGCCCACCCGTCGGGCTTGAACGTGAAGGCGGTATGCGCCTTGGAGTCCCTGAGCGACAGCCACTTCGTCTGGTCGTCCGGGTAGACGTGCACCGTGACACCGCTCAAGAACAGCTCCCCGGGACGATCGGCCTGCTCGTAGAAGTGGTAGTGCTTCACCTGCGAGCCGAACGAGTCGTAGAACACGGTCCCGACATACATCCCCTCGGGGTTGATCTTGAGCGTGTAGTCCGGCACCACGCCACCGGAGGGATCGGTGACCCTGCTCACCGAGAGGCTCGGGCCGTCGGTGAAGCGCTTGCGGGCCTGCGGCTCACTGATCTCCTGGATCGGTTTGCGCAGCACGGGGTGCCAATCACGTCCGTAGCGGTAGGTCATGGTGTCCCGCTCAGCCGCTCAGCCGCTCAGTCGCCCAGTCCCGGCTCCCGGTGCTCGCCGAAGCGGTCCCAGTCGCCGAAGGTGATCATCGGCACCCAGTGGGCCGAGACGTCGACACCGGTGAACTCCTCGACCTTGGCCGCGGGCTCACCCTTGACGGCGAGGTAGGAGCGGGCGCGTCCGTCGGGCTGGAAGAGCAAAGACCGGTGCGCCTTGGAGTCGCGGAGCGACAGCCACTTGTCCTGCCCGTCGGGGTAGACCGTGACCACGACCTCCCGGAGGAACAGGTGGCCAGGACGGCCCGCCTCCTCGTCGAAGTGGTACTTCTTCACCTCCGAGCCGAACTCGTCGTAGAAGACGCTGCCGACGTACATCCCGTCAGGGTCGATGCTGAGCGTGAAGTCGGGGACCGCGCCGCCGGAAAGATCGTCGACCCTGCTGACCGAGAAGAACGGGCCGTGGGTGAATCGCCGCTCAGCCTCGGCCTCGGTGATCTCGCCGATGGGCTTGCGCAGCTTTCCATGCCATCTCTGGCCATACCGGTAGGGCACGTGTCTCGCTTCCTCAGTCGAACAGGTGGGCGGTGTAGTCGAAGCCGTTGATGTCGATGATATGGACGCCGTTCTCGAAGGCGTACTCAGCCACCTCGTCAGGGATCGTCCCTCCGGCCTGGGGCGGCACCTGCAGCACCATCTCGCCCTGGAGTCGTTGACCTGCCAAGCCCGACATCTGCGTCGAGGGCACGTCGGCGACCCTCGCCGAGTCGGGGTACTTCGTCACCAGCTCGTCGATGTAGCTGAACGCCGTGGTCGGCTGCACGTCGCTGAGCTGGGTGAGCTTGCGGGAGATGATCTCCTCGCCGGGGACGTAGCTGTCCAGCCGGACGTAGCCCGACCCGCCGGGCGCCTGGAGGTAGACCTGGTTGTGCGGGTAGTTCGGGGTCATGTAGGTGTCGAACCTGTTGCCCGCCACCATGTTCTGCAACCACGGCCGGTCCCCGAAGCGGCGCAGCTCGGCCGGGGTGAGGAAGGCGTCGGTGGTGAAGTTCGCGGCGTCGGCCAGCTCGTCGGCCGAGGCCGCGAGCCGGCCGCCGGGCAGCAGCCGGCCGACGTCGGTCCCGCTGGCGGCCAGCCGCTCGATGGAGGCCAGCTCCTCGACCGTCAGCGCGCGCTTGACCCACTTGCC
This genomic window from Serinicoccus chungangensis contains:
- a CDS encoding HAD-IA family hydrolase gives rise to the protein MRLQDYRALSFDVYGTLIDWEAGIGGVLVPWAAQVGLGLSEEELLREYARHEADVAREHPRTLYPEVLARAFARTGRALGVEVDEGWRQRLGSSVPDWPAFEDSAAALASLAERFSLIILSNIHRDGFAASNRHLGMTPTAVVTAQDVGAYKPADPHFLALDATLRNLGIAREEHLHVAQSLFHDHVPAARRGLDSVWINRRHARPGWGATPEPRGEWSYLAEYPSMAAFAQAVRDGEEI